The DNA window CGCCGGCATGCCCGAAATCCACCTCCTGCTCGGGCTCGCCCAGCCGCAGGTGACCCAGGGCATCCTGCAGGTCATCCTGCAGCCCGCCCCCGCCGGCGAGGTCGCCGGCACGGCCATCAGCCGGGTCGACACCCCCCTCGGCCTTCCAGTGTTTCTCAGCTACCTCTCCGACTTCGCCATCGCAAGCACCTCGGAAACCGGCATTCGCGGAGCCATCGAGCGCCACCAGGCGGGCCAGGTCTCCAGCTTATTCGCCGCCATGGATCCCCCCTTCGACATCGACGCGCCGCGCTACCAGGCCGCCGTCATCAACACCGCGATCGCTCAGAATATCGCCGGCGCCGCCGCCATGTTCTCGCCCGACGCCCCGGCTCTGCCCGAATACGCCCCCTTCCTGACCGCGTTTCGACAGATCCGCGCCAGCCAGGATCTGGACGGTTCCTGGCTCACCGGACGCCTCACAGTGTACCTCGGAGATCTCGCCGCCGCCGCCGCACTGCGCGAACAGCTTGCCGAGTCGGGGGGGCCAATCCCCGCCGCCAGCAGCGAGAACCCCTGAAGCGCCGCTCCGCCGGTTTGGGTCTCGCGGCGGGCGTATGCTACGCTTTCACGGCGGGGAGACGCCGGTCAGCGCCGGAGAGAACGCGTGGCGGCCGCCGCCGAAACACGATCGGTTACGGTTCAATGTTATAATTCAGGCATGCAACGCGTGTTTTCATGCCGGAGGCCGTTGTGAGCAGGCCCTTTTTCGAAGAAGAGTTTCCGAGCACCTTCGACGCCATGACGCGGACCCTCGATAACGCCGTGGGCGCGCTGCGCGAAGGCGATTGGATCCAGGATACGCACGTCCCCTGTATCCGCCTCTGTCTCGAAGAAGCCCTGGTAAACGCCGTGCGGCACGGCAATAAGAGTGACGCCAGCCGGCGCGTGCACCTCGCGATGTCCGCCCGTGGCGATCAGTGCGTCATTCAGGTATGTGACGAAGGCGGCGGCTTCTGTGTGGATCAGGTGGCGCTTCCGGAAAGCGACCAGCTGGGCGGGCGGGGGATTTGTCTTATTCGCCATTACATGGACAACGTGCGTTTTGACACCGCGGCGCACTGTCTCGAGATGTCGTTCCGGCGCAAGGCCTGTTAGCCGCGCCGCGTCGCACAGGGTAGCAGAAAAACGCCGATGGCGCAGGGTCATCCCCGCGGGGATTTGGAAGTGCGGGACTAAGCAGGCGGGCGTAACGCGCCGGCCGCGAGGAGAAACGGATATGAGTGGAGAAGCCAGGGAACAAATCGTCGAGTTTTCGGATCAGGGCCGCGTAAACGTCGGCACCGTCCGGACCTCAAGCGTGCTCAGCACCATCAACGTCGTGGAATTCGGGAACGAAGTCATCGCCTACATCGAAGCCCGCCCGGGCATCAACCTGCTCCTGAATTTCGAGAACGTCGATTACCTCTCCAGCGCGGTCCTCACGGAACTCCTGCGCATCAACAAGGCGATTGAAGCCGCGAAGGGCCAGCTCCGGCTCTGCGGCGTCTCGAAGGTCATCATGGAAGTCTTCCAGATCACCAACCTCGACAAAATGTTCACCATCTACCACGACGACCTCTCCGGAGGGCTCCGCCGCTTCGAACGCGCGCTCGATGTCGCCGCGGAAGAGGCCGCCTGGAACGACCCCCTCTAATTCGCCGGGATTACGGCGTATCCTTGACCAATTTCACGCGCGCTTGCTACCATCCCGCCCGTTAAGGGGCGGCGGACGGCGGCTTCCCTTCGTTTCGAGTGCCCCGCAATGGAGCCGCCCGAAGGCATGGACGGAGTTTACGAATGAAGATCGCTATTGTGGGCACGGGCTACCAGGGCCTCGTCGCCGGCACCTGCCTCGCCGAAGCCGGTCACCAGGTCACCTGCGTGGAGGAGGACGCCGCGCGCGTCGCCGCCTTGCAGGCGGGAGACATCCCCTTCCACGAGCCCGGCCTCGATGAATTGCTCAACCGCAACCTCGAGGAAGAGCGGCTCGTCTTCTCGACCGACCTCGTCGCCGCCGTGCGGGACTGCCTCAGCATCCTCTTCTGCGTCAATCCCCCCGTCGACGAATCCGGCGCCGTGGACACAAGCGGCCTCCTGGCCCTCGCCGCCGCCGTCGCGAAGTCCATGCCCGGCTACCGACTCTTCATCA is part of the Candidatus Hydrogenedentota bacterium genome and encodes:
- a CDS encoding ATP-binding protein gives rise to the protein MSRPFFEEEFPSTFDAMTRTLDNAVGALREGDWIQDTHVPCIRLCLEEALVNAVRHGNKSDASRRVHLAMSARGDQCVIQVCDEGGGFCVDQVALPESDQLGGRGICLIRHYMDNVRFDTAAHCLEMSFRRKAC
- a CDS encoding STAS domain-containing protein; translated protein: MSGEAREQIVEFSDQGRVNVGTVRTSSVLSTINVVEFGNEVIAYIEARPGINLLLNFENVDYLSSAVLTELLRINKAIEAAKGQLRLCGVSKVIMEVFQITNLDKMFTIYHDDLSGGLRRFERALDVAAEEAAWNDPL